In a genomic window of Procambarus clarkii isolate CNS0578487 chromosome 10, FALCON_Pclarkii_2.0, whole genome shotgun sequence:
- the LOC123748405 gene encoding protein odd-skipped-related 2 isoform X3 encodes MSQKQHPIKMPEGEWENGKSQVLCEGRKSGTENSYVCRYCQRVFRKSYNLLIHERSHEDHDKCQYDVFRVRSSLQELKNYNYATLTYKLW; translated from the exons CACCCCATCAAGATGCCTGAAGGGGAGTGGGAGAACGGCAAGTCCCAGGTGCTATGCGAGGGCCGCAAGTCCGGCACGGAGAACTCCTACGTCTGCCGCTACTGCCAGAGGGTCTTCCGCAAGAGCTACAACCTGCTCATCCACGAGCGCTCCCACGAGGACCACGACAAGTGCCAGTACGATGTCTTCCGTGTACGCTCCAGCCTGCAG GAGTTAAAGAATTACAACTACGCGACCCTGACCTACAAGCTGTGGTGA
- the LOC123748405 gene encoding protein odd-skipped-related 2 isoform X1 produces the protein MSQKQVRPNEHPIKMPEGEWENGKSQVLCEGRKSGTENSYVCRYCQRVFRKSYNLLIHERSHEDHDKCQYDVFRVRSSLQELKNYNYATLTYKLW, from the exons CACCCCATCAAGATGCCTGAAGGGGAGTGGGAGAACGGCAAGTCCCAGGTGCTATGCGAGGGCCGCAAGTCCGGCACGGAGAACTCCTACGTCTGCCGCTACTGCCAGAGGGTCTTCCGCAAGAGCTACAACCTGCTCATCCACGAGCGCTCCCACGAGGACCACGACAAGTGCCAGTACGATGTCTTCCGTGTACGCTCCAGCCTGCAG GAGTTAAAGAATTACAACTACGCGACCCTGACCTACAAGCTGTGGTGA
- the LOC123748405 gene encoding protein odd-skipped-related 2 isoform X4 → MPEGEWENGKSQVLCEGRKSGTENSYVCRYCQRVFRKSYNLLIHERSHEDHDKCQYDVFRVRSSLQELKNYNYATLTYKLW, encoded by the exons ATGCCTGAAGGGGAGTGGGAGAACGGCAAGTCCCAGGTGCTATGCGAGGGCCGCAAGTCCGGCACGGAGAACTCCTACGTCTGCCGCTACTGCCAGAGGGTCTTCCGCAAGAGCTACAACCTGCTCATCCACGAGCGCTCCCACGAGGACCACGACAAGTGCCAGTACGATGTCTTCCGTGTACGCTCCAGCCTGCAG GAGTTAAAGAATTACAACTACGCGACCCTGACCTACAAGCTGTGGTGA
- the LOC123748405 gene encoding protein odd-skipped-related 2 isoform X2 — protein sequence MSQKQQHPIKMPEGEWENGKSQVLCEGRKSGTENSYVCRYCQRVFRKSYNLLIHERSHEDHDKCQYDVFRVRSSLQELKNYNYATLTYKLW from the exons CAGCACCCCATCAAGATGCCTGAAGGGGAGTGGGAGAACGGCAAGTCCCAGGTGCTATGCGAGGGCCGCAAGTCCGGCACGGAGAACTCCTACGTCTGCCGCTACTGCCAGAGGGTCTTCCGCAAGAGCTACAACCTGCTCATCCACGAGCGCTCCCACGAGGACCACGACAAGTGCCAGTACGATGTCTTCCGTGTACGCTCCAGCCTGCAG GAGTTAAAGAATTACAACTACGCGACCCTGACCTACAAGCTGTGGTGA